In one window of Silene latifolia isolate original U9 population unplaced genomic scaffold, ASM4854445v1 scaffold_266, whole genome shotgun sequence DNA:
- the LOC141639058 gene encoding uncharacterized protein LOC141639058 — MMAQDLTYGVCGGSFEYDYGYGEFEEQVNTNLPYNLYDENPNYYPNFSHQNHHIQYQQQPPTQNSLYNQFQMPQYEHFHTHPQQKDEPNFDIQDMILQMMGDQQNFFTKILEESQNRSNVLQSILTHGEELSIRIAQMKETQEKPQTNTLHQSLSIEHECEFEAMTFDEEDMKWEEPISLSSCEYESVVFDEEDMRLSKPNTLSLCEYEGVTFDVNIEVLEKELMRRSEAPIYDWYGDSDDDKPMEEAYAGYVSCNEEDKWSCEIALLEEPILEKFELCFHEEDEFLFPIDHEDFFAPTMKPMIVGDDMVDLLQKVKLSYKGYLVEKLKNKLANERACGDLAPTISTPKVSDHQCYENSPSSLEGLTNPNAIIITKK; from the coding sequence atgatggctcaagacttgacatatggagtgtgtggtggatcttttgagtatgactatgggtatggggagtttgaggagcaagtcaacacaaacctaccttacaacttatacgatgaaaatcctaactactaccccaacttttcccaccaaaatcaccacattcaatatcaacaacaaccacccactcaaaactcactttacaaccaattccaaatgccacaatatgagcactttcacacccacccacaacaaaaagatgagcccaactttgacattcaagatatgattctccaaatgatgggagaccaacaaaatttcttcacaaaaattctagaggagagccaaaataggagcaatgttcttcaaagcattcttacccatggtgaggagttgtctattcgaattgcccaaatgaaagaaaccCAAGAAAAACCCCAAACAAACACTctccaccaatccttgagcattgaacatgaatgtgaatttgaggcaatgacctttgatgaagaagatatgaagtgggaagagccaatctccttgagctcttgtgagtatgaaagtgtggtatttgatgaggaagacatgaggttgagtaagccaaatactcttagcctttgtgagtatgagggtgtgacttttgatgtgaacattgaggtgttggagaaagagttgatgaggaggagtgaagcccccatctatgattggtatggagatagcgatgatgacaaacctatggaagaagcttatgcgggatatgtgtcttgcaatgaagaagataaatggagttgtgagattgccttacttgaggagcccatccttgagaagtttgagttatgcttccatgaagaagatgaattcctgtttcctattgaccatgaagactttttcgcacccaccatgaaacctatgattgttggagatgatatggtggaccttctccaaaaagtcaaattatcatataaagggtacttggtggaaaagctcaagaacaaacttgcaaatgaacgtgcttgtggcgatttggcacccacaatctcaactcctaaggtatctgatcatcaatgttatgagaattctccttcttctttggaaggattgacaaacccaaatgctatcatcatcacaaaaaagtaa